The region ACATCTCCAAAAAAAGTGCATCTATCGCAGCATCCGTAAGTTTACCCTTATTTTGACTTTTCAAACGATTGAGAATAGATTGTTCACGTTCAGGACGGTAGATAGGTGCTCCTGTAGTATTTTTAAGTTCACCTACCTGGTGTACCAGTTCCATACGTTCATTGTAGAGTTTTAACAATGTATCATCAATGTTGTCTATCTTTTCTCTTAACTCATCCAAAGTCATCTGCTTACCCTTCATTTTTGCTTTACTTTTCTAAATACTCAAGCTCCAAACGTACCTGATCCTCATACGTTTCACGCTTACGAATCAGCCTGTCTTTTCCACCTTCAAGTGCTACTTCTGCAGCTTTTGCACGTGTATTGTAGTTGCTTGCCATCGTAAACCCGTAGGCACCAGCAGAGTGGACCACGATAAGATCATTATGTTCCAAAGGCGGAAGCGGTACATTTTTACCGAAAAAATCACCACTTTCACATACTGGTCCCACTACATCTGCCGGTGTATTTTCACCCTCTTTGAGTACCGCTTCAATCTTATGATATGCATTATACAGGCTTGGACGGATAAGGTCATTCATCCCACCGTCCACAATGACAAAACGTTTCCCGTCATTTATTTTTTCATAGAGCACCTTGGTAAAAAATGCCCCTGCATTGGCTACCATATAACGCCCTGGTTCACAAAGCAGTGTCACATCAAGCCCTTTGGTTGCATCAAATATCGCTTGGGTATATGCCTCTGCAGGAATCGTAACTTCATCATCATACACTACTCCGATACCCCCACCCACATCAAAGAACTTAATATCGATCTTGATCGCTTTAAGTGAACGGACCAGGTCTGCTACGATACCGCATGCTTCACGTATAGGTTCAATATTTGTAAGCTGAGAACCTATATGGAAATGGATACCTACAGGATTTAAAAACTCCGATTTATTGGCATAAATATACATACGTTTTGCCATATCTATCTCTACACCAAATTTATTTTCATGCAATCCTGTTGAAATATAGGGGTGTGTTTGTGGATCGATATTAGGATTCACACGGATAGAAATACGTGCTTCTTTACCCAGTTCTTTAGCCACCATCTCTACACGTTTCATCTCCGCTTCACTCTCTAAGTTAAGCAGTAAAATATCTTGTTCCAGTGCTTCACGTATCTCATCATCACGTTTTCCTACACCAGAAAAAATGATCTTATATTTATCGACCCCTGCAGTCAGTGCACGTTTGACTTCACCGATACTCACACAGTCAGCGCCAGCACCAAGCTTAGCCAAGTGTGCAATAACAGAAAGGTTCGAGTTTGCTTTTACTGCATAATTGATGAGTGATTTTTTACCTGCAAAAGCATCTTTAAGTGTGGTATATCTATTTTCAATATAATCAAAATCATACATATACAAAGGCGTACCATATTTGTTTGCCAATGCTTTATAATCAATATTCATTTATACTATCCTATATGCTCAATACCTTGAGTCAATTTTAGGGTGATTTTATCTAAAAGTTGATTAAAAGGTACATTTAACGTACTGTAGGGGATTATACAAGGCTTCTTTCATCTGTAAAATAGACATGAATGGCATAGGTCCACAAAAGAATAACAGGCAATACCGCTGTCAATTCTGGAAGCAAAACACCGTTTGCCCCCATTTGACTTAAACCAAACAATATACCCCAAATGACAAATGTTGCAGCCAAAGAGAGTGCGATCACCCCACCCATATTCATCATTCTGGCATGAAAAGGGAGTTTGAAAAATAAAATAAGCAATAAGGCTAGTGAAAAAAGTGGTACGACCACTTTGTCATACAAGGCTGCCCTGATCTTATCTGAACTCAGATTTTGTTTATTGAGTAACTCCCATGTCGTATAGGCATCTACTATATTCAATGCTTTACCCTCATAAAGTGACTCTATGATCTTAGGTTTATAGCCCTCTAATGTTTCTATACGCTCTTTATGTTCTATGGCATATCTTTTCAATTCGCCATTTTCATAAATATGTGTTTTCAATGTTGCATCATGCGCAGTCCATATTTCACCGTCAAATGTTGCTACAGGCGCATTGATCGTATACCGTACCTGATACCCTTCTACTTTGAAAATCGTAATATCTTCTATCTTTTTTTCTATAGGATCAAGCTTGGTGATATAAACAAAGGTATCATTGTATTTGAAAAAAAGTTCATTCACATTATAGGTACCCCGCCTATTTTCTAGAAGAAATTCTGCTTTGTCTTTTGCATAAGAAAACTCTGTGGTATGCAAGGTTAAAAAAATGATATATGTCAAAGATCCTACTGCGAATAATGGTACAAAAAGTCTTTTTTTGTCATATCCAAAGGCATGCAGCGCTCCCATCGTGTTATTTTTGATCAGTGAGAGCTTCGTCATGATCAGCGCAAAAACAATGGCCAATGGGTATAGTAAGCCCAGTGCTTCCTGCCACATGTAAAAGATGTAAAGTATTTTATAGTTTGAAGCAACATCAAGCTTCTGTAAATGTTGAAAATAATCAATCGCAGCAAAAGCAAAAGAGAGACCGAATAATATCGACAATAGATTTTTACTATAGAGTTTGACTAAATATCTAAAGTGCAATGAAGGGTTAAACAGACTCATAGACTTAAGCCTTCTATGGACTTCAAACTGTACTTTGACTTCACTTCATTAAGTTCCTCTTGGGATAACACTTTACAAGCCTCAGCTACATGGGATATCAAACGCTCTAACATTAGATTTTCCTCTTGGGAAAAGTCATGCAAGACATAATCTGATACCTGTGACTTATGTTCTGGCTTACCGACACCTACTCTCACACGTAAATACTCTTTTGTGATATGTGTATCAAGAGACTTAAGTCCATTGTGACCACCATGGCCTCCACCTCTTTTAAAACGTACCGCACCAAAAGGGAGGTCAATATCATCATGGATCACAATAATATCTTCAAGTTCTACTTTAAAAAAATGTTTCACAGGCTGTACAGACTTACCTGAAAGATTCATGAATGTGGTAGGTTTTAAAAAAAGTGAATTGGCAGCGCGATAAAGCTTGCCCTGAAAAGAAGTTTTGGATATATCTCTGGCATTAAAGTCATTGACAAGCTTATCAATGACTTTAAAACCGATATTGTGTCGTGTATTTTCGTATTGTGATCCCGGATTACCTAGACCTACGAAAAGTATCACGACTGTGCTTTCATACTGCTATTATTTAGCTTTGATCACACCACAGATAGCAACATCTGGTCTGTCCATCATTTTACAGTTTGCAGGTACTTCAACATCTCTTACAAGAATTGAATCATCTCTGTTCAATGGTTCAACATCAAGATCAAATTTTGCTGGCATATCTTCGATAGCGCCTCTTACTTTTAATCTCTTTTTAGACATCACAAGTACACCTTTGTTTTTAAGACCAACTGGTGTCCCGTGAGTAATTACCGGTACAAGGAAGTTTGTTACTTGACCTGGTACTGCTACTCTTAGGTCTACGTGAGTTACATCACCGTTTACTGGGTGTAGTTGATACTCTTGAATAAATACATTGATCTCTTTATCGCCAACTTTCACTGGGAATGCAAGTGTCTCTTTGTTTCTTACTGTTCTTGCGAATTCTCCACGTTTAAATGCAGCGTTGATATTTTCAACACCATTTGCATAAATGTTTGCGATTAGATAACCATCTCTTTTAAGCTGCTTTGCATTACGCTTACCGATACTCTCTCTAACGATACCTTCTAACATATTTGTCCTTTGTTACTTGTGTATAATTTTTTTACTCAATCAATTGCTTCATCTAGTAAAATAGACGCGAATTATACCCAGTTTGTATTAAATTATTCTTCATCATCCTTAAACCCAAAGACTTCGAGCTCTTTTTTCTGGGCCTGCTCATCAACGATCGCACCTTTTCCAACCCCTTGCATTTTAAGTTTCATATCTGCAGGATTGGTTGCATATTCAAGTGCGATCTCTTCTGTGATCTCTCCTCTACGTAAAATATCTAAAAGTGCCTGGTCAAAAGTCTGCGTACCGTAGATCTCTTTCCCTTCAAAAAGAGCATCAGGGATCTCTGCATCTCTGTTTTCAGCGATGAGTTGCTCGATCCTTGCCGTTTTTTTAAGGATTTCAATCCCTGCAACCCTTCCTCCACGCTTCGTAGGAATAAGTCTTTGTGAAATAACACCTTCAAGTACCGAAGCAAGAGACATACGAATACGGTTTTGTTCTTCATTACCGAACATACCGACAATTCTGTCTATCGTCTCTTTCGCGTCCAGTGTATGCAGTGTTGAAAAAACAAGGTGTCCCGTATTAGCTGCGTGAAGCGCGATATCGATCGTCTCCAAGTCCCTCATCTCCCCTACAAGTATGATATCCGGATCTTCCCTCAGTGCTGCTCTTAGTGCATCGGAAAAAGAGTGTGCATCCGGACCTATACCTCTTTGGTTTATCAGACATCCTCTATCTTTGTGTACAAACTCTATAGGGTCTTCGACCGTAATGATATGTTTTTTCGATTCCCTGTTGATCTTGTCTAAGATAGCTGCAAGCGTCGTTGATTTACCAGAACCGGTCACTCCGGTTACAAGCACAAGGCCTCTTTGTATCTGTGTAAATGTTTTGATCACCGGTGGTAGATTGAGTTCATCCAGTGTCAATATCTTTACTGGAATAATACGGAAAACCGCGCTCAAACCATCCATTTGAAAAAAGAAGTTTACACGAAATCTATTTTCATCTCCCAATACATAGGAAAAATCCAGGTTTCTATCTGTTTGTAGTTTCTCATATTGATCTGCAGTCGTGATTTCCTGAGCCAACTTGTCCATCATCTCTGCACTCAGCTCATCTTTACCCAATACCTTTAGTACACCATGTACACGTACCCTGACTTGTGAACCAGCTTTAAGATGAAGGTCACTCCCGCTATTGCTGATCATGCTTCTAAGGTAGAGCTTGAGTTTTTCTTCCATTGATTATCCCTTTGAGATGTGATTTATTTTAAACTGTCAAGCATCTCTTGGAATGCTTTTTCAAATGCTTCAAGTCCCTCTTTTAAGAGTTGGCTATACACTTCATCCATATCAAAACCGTTATCAGCCAATTTTGTGAAATAGCCGTTGACTTCACTCTCTTCCAACGGGAATTTAGGTGCCGGTGCTTTTTTAGCGATGAATGCTTCTATCGTTGCAAGCGGTGCAGTATTGACCGTGTGCGGTGCAAGCAATTCTCTCATATAGTAATCCGCTGGAAGGTCATCACCTTTAACACCTGTACTTGCAAAAAGTGTACGTACACTTGGTGTATGGTTTGCTTCGATAAGATTATAGATTTTTGCCGCATTATAGATACCGGTTTTTGAAACAGAGAGTCCCTCTTTTTCCAGATCAGCATCCAGTAATCTGTCAAAACGGCTTACAAAGACAGAGATCACCGCCTCTGCTCTCAACCCACCATCTTTTTCAAAACAATCTAAGCCTTTTTTCATCGCCTTCAAGGCTTTTTGCGTCTGTTTAGGTGAGAAGATGAGTGTTGCATTGACTGAGATACCTGTACTTAGAAGTTGTGTCATAGCATCATATCCTGCTTCTGTGGCAGGTACTTTTACCATCACATTGGGCTCACCGATAGCCTCAAAAAGTCTTTTACCTTCGGCAACCGTACCTTCTGTATCGTTTGAAAGGAAAGGGTCGACCTCTATAGAGATATACCCATCGTTCCCTTCATCATATAAAGGTCTTAAGGCCTGTGCAGCTGTACGAATATCTTCGATAGCCAGTGCCTCATACTTCTCTTTGGGGCTTTTGCCTGAAAGAGAAGCCAGCTGCTCTTTATAGGCAGGAGAAGTGGTAATCGCAGAAGCAAAAATAGACGGATTACTCGTAGCACCATTAATGATACCTTTTTCAATCAATGCAGAAAAATCATTTTTAAGAAAATCCCTTTCTACAAAATCCAACCATAATGAGAACCCTATATCTCTATTAACCATCTTTGTACTCCCACGTAAAATGCTGCCATGAACCAAGATCAGTAGGTTTTTCAAGCGTCTCTTCCAGTGCATCAAGAAAGATATCTCTCTCAACCACCTCAGCGCCTAAACCTATCATATGATCTGTTTTCATCTGACAATCTATAAAATCATAGCCTCTCCTGCCTAAAACATCACTTAGTGCTTTGAAAGCGACCTTGGATGCATCTGCAACCAAAGAGAACATCGATTCACCAAAAAACGCTTTCCCCAGAGCAATGCCATAAAGTCCGCCTACAAGTTTTCCCTCTTTATAAACTTCCACACTATGTGCAAACCCCTCTTCATGCAAGCGTATATAGGCTTCCTCTATATCACTAACGATCCAAGTGCTCTCCTGACCTTCTCTATAGACGGTTGCACATTGTTTGATGACATCGGTAAACCTTTCATCAAAAGTGACAGTGAATTTTCCGGAACGCAATACCCTTCTAAATGATTTACGTACTTTAAACTTTTCAGGATACAGTAGAAGGCGTGGGTTAGGTGACCACCAGAGTATAGGATCACCTTGACTGTACCAGGGAAATATCCCTTTTTTGTATGCGGCGATCAATCGCTGCGGTGAGAGATCCCCTCCATAGGCAAGAAGACCTTCATCTGAAGCTGAACGAGGATCGGGAAACGCCGTAGAATCCTTACGTAGCGGAGGGATAAAATAGTCATCCTCCTCAAACTCAGACGCCAACTATATATCCTTTGCTCTTGGTCAGTGTATGTAACTTATTTACTGTCAAATGAAAAATCTAATTTCTCATTTTTATAGCTTACTTTGACTGAACCGCCTTTTTTAAGTTTTCCAAAAAGTATCTCATCGGTCAGTGCTTCTTTGACCTTGGCATCTATCACACGTGCAATGTGTCTGGCACCATAACGTTCATCGTACCCCTCCTTGGCCAAATACTCTTTGGCTTTTTTACCCAAGGTCACTTTGACTTTTTTAGGTTTAAGCAAGAGGTTCAATTTATCTAACTCTTTATCGACGATAGTCACAAGTGCATCCAGTCCGAGTGCATTAAATTCGATGGTAGCACTGAGACGGTTTCTAAATTCAGGAGAGAAGAAAGCTGCCAGTGCTTTATCTGTTTTGACAGAAGTATCTTTATTGAAGCCCATGACATTGGCTTCTTTGGTACCGATGTTCGAGGTCATGATAAGTATTACATTTTTAAAATCAGAGACCACCCCGTTGTTATCTGTCAACTTCGCACCATCCATCACCTGAAGGAGAATGTTCATGATATCAGGGTGTGCTTTTTCAACCTCATCAAGAAGCAAGACCGTATGCGGATGTTTTTTGATCATTTCGGTCAACAATCCGCCTTGCTCATACCCTACATATCCTGGAGGCGCACCGACCAAACGGCTGATGGTATGTGCTTCCATGTATTCACTCATATCCAATCTTTCAAAATGCACATGCATGGTTTTGGCAAGCTGTGTGGCAAGTTCCGTTTTACCCACACCTGTAGGTCCTACGAACAAAAAACTTCCTATAGGTCTGTTAGGTGCATTCAGCCCGGCATACGAACGCTTAATAGCTGTTGCTAAGGCAGTGATCGCTTCATCCTGTCCGATGATATGTGATGCCAGATCTTTTTCCAATGATTGAAGTTTTTTTGTATCGTCCGTACCTATGACCGTTGAAGGAAGTTTCATGATCTTTGCTACACTCTCTTCAATGTCTTTAGGCTTGACCGTTACACCCTCTTCTCCTCTTAGCATAAAGTGTGCACCGACCTCATCGATGATATCCATCGCTTTATCCGGCAGGAATCTGTCATGCAGATACTTTACAGAAAGGTCGATAGCCGACTGTAGTGACGCGTCCGTAAATGTGATGTTATGATAGTCTTCGTATTTATGTTTGATACCTTTTAGGATCGTCATCGTATCTTCAAGACTCGGTTCTTCCACATCTACTTTGGCAAATCTACGGCTGAGTGCCTTGTCTTTGTCAAAAAAGTTTCTGAACTCTGCATAGGTCGTTGCACCGATACACTTCAGGTCACCACGTGCAAGTGCAGGTTTCAGTAAGTTGGATGCATCCATACTTCCACCGGTTGTTGCCCCTGCTCCTACCATGGTATGGATCTCATCGATAAACAAAATGGCATCTTTTTCTACGGTCAGTTCCTTGATGATACCTTTGAGACGTTTTTCAAAATCACCTCTGTATTTTGTACCTGCAACCAATCCACCCATATCTAAAGCAAATACTTTTGCGTTTTTAAGTATTTCGGGTACATCACCTTCAGAGATCTTCAGTGCTAAACCTTCAGCAATGGCTGTTTTCCCCACTCCTGGTTCACCCACAAGCAGAGGATTGTTCTTCTTACGTCTACAGAGTGTCTGCATCACACGTTCTATTTCATCTATACGGCCTACTACCGGGTCTATTTTGCCTGTTTTAGCCAAGGATACAAGCTCCACGGTAAACTGCTCTAAAAGTGTCTCTCCCTCTTTTTTCTCTACTGTACCACCTTTTACTTTATCATAACGATGTGATATCACTTCAAGTACATCTACACGGGCTATACCCTCTTTTTTCATGAGGTACACCGCATAGGAGTGTTCTTGCATAAAGATTGCTGCTATCATATCACCGATACTGGCTTCTGTTCTCCCTGAACTGTGGATATGTGTCATCATGTCATTGATAGCACGGGACAGTGCCACAGTCTCAAAAGGTTCAACCGCCTCTTTCAGTGAAGGAATGGTCTTGGTAATGTGCTCGGCAATACCTGATTCCAATCTCTTAAGATCTGCATCAAGTATAGAAAGTATCTCTTGACCTGCTGCACTTTTCACTATCGACAGGAATACATGCTCTACGGTTAAATATTCATGTCTGTTCTCTTTAGCATATCCTACAGCTGCTTTAAATACGTCATTCAGTGCAATACTAATCATCTTAACTATCCTCTTCAATGGTTGCGAGTAATGGAAACTCATTTTGTTTGGCCTGTTGCTTGACCTGCTGTGCTTTGGTTTGTGCTATTTCAAAGCTGTATACACCACATACGGCTTTATCTTTTTCATGTATCTGCAACATGATCTGTTCTGCTTGGTCATGTGTCTTATGGAAAATCCCCATGAGTATTTCCACGACAAAGTCCATACTCGTATAATCATCATTATGCAGTAACACTTTA is a window of Sulfurovum sp. TSL6 DNA encoding:
- the lysA gene encoding diaminopimelate decarboxylase, whose translation is MNIDYKALANKYGTPLYMYDFDYIENRYTTLKDAFAGKKSLINYAVKANSNLSVIAHLAKLGAGADCVSIGEVKRALTAGVDKYKIIFSGVGKRDDEIREALEQDILLLNLESEAEMKRVEMVAKELGKEARISIRVNPNIDPQTHPYISTGLHENKFGVEIDMAKRMYIYANKSEFLNPVGIHFHIGSQLTNIEPIREACGIVADLVRSLKAIKIDIKFFDVGGGIGVVYDDEVTIPAEAYTQAIFDATKGLDVTLLCEPGRYMVANAGAFFTKVLYEKINDGKRFVIVDGGMNDLIRPSLYNAYHKIEAVLKEGENTPADVVGPVCESGDFFGKNVPLPPLEHNDLIVVHSAGAYGFTMASNYNTRAKAAEVALEGGKDRLIRKRETYEDQVRLELEYLEK
- a CDS encoding LptF/LptG family permease; amino-acid sequence: MSLFNPSLHFRYLVKLYSKNLLSILFGLSFAFAAIDYFQHLQKLDVASNYKILYIFYMWQEALGLLYPLAIVFALIMTKLSLIKNNTMGALHAFGYDKKRLFVPLFAVGSLTYIIFLTLHTTEFSYAKDKAEFLLENRRGTYNVNELFFKYNDTFVYITKLDPIEKKIEDITIFKVEGYQVRYTINAPVATFDGEIWTAHDATLKTHIYENGELKRYAIEHKERIETLEGYKPKIIESLYEGKALNIVDAYTTWELLNKQNLSSDKIRAALYDKVVVPLFSLALLLILFFKLPFHARMMNMGGVIALSLAATFVIWGILFGLSQMGANGVLLPELTAVLPVILLWTYAIHVYFTDERSLV
- the pth gene encoding aminoacyl-tRNA hydrolase, with translation MILFVGLGNPGSQYENTRHNIGFKVIDKLVNDFNARDISKTSFQGKLYRAANSLFLKPTTFMNLSGKSVQPVKHFFKVELEDIIVIHDDIDLPFGAVRFKRGGGHGGHNGLKSLDTHITKEYLRVRVGVGKPEHKSQVSDYVLHDFSQEENLMLERLISHVAEACKVLSQEELNEVKSKYSLKSIEGLSL
- a CDS encoding 50S ribosomal protein L25/general stress protein Ctc — translated: MLEGIVRESIGKRNAKQLKRDGYLIANIYANGVENINAAFKRGEFARTVRNKETLAFPVKVGDKEINVFIQEYQLHPVNGDVTHVDLRVAVPGQVTNFLVPVITHGTPVGLKNKGVLVMSKKRLKVRGAIEDMPAKFDLDVEPLNRDDSILVRDVEVPANCKMMDRPDVAICGVIKAK
- a CDS encoding type IV pilus twitching motility protein PilT, with amino-acid sequence MEEKLKLYLRSMISNSGSDLHLKAGSQVRVRVHGVLKVLGKDELSAEMMDKLAQEITTADQYEKLQTDRNLDFSYVLGDENRFRVNFFFQMDGLSAVFRIIPVKILTLDELNLPPVIKTFTQIQRGLVLVTGVTGSGKSTTLAAILDKINRESKKHIITVEDPIEFVHKDRGCLINQRGIGPDAHSFSDALRAALREDPDIILVGEMRDLETIDIALHAANTGHLVFSTLHTLDAKETIDRIVGMFGNEEQNRIRMSLASVLEGVISQRLIPTKRGGRVAGIEILKKTARIEQLIAENRDAEIPDALFEGKEIYGTQTFDQALLDILRRGEITEEIALEYATNPADMKLKMQGVGKGAIVDEQAQKKELEVFGFKDDEE
- a CDS encoding transaldolase — its product is MVNRDIGFSLWLDFVERDFLKNDFSALIEKGIINGATSNPSIFASAITTSPAYKEQLASLSGKSPKEKYEALAIEDIRTAAQALRPLYDEGNDGYISIEVDPFLSNDTEGTVAEGKRLFEAIGEPNVMVKVPATEAGYDAMTQLLSTGISVNATLIFSPKQTQKALKAMKKGLDCFEKDGGLRAEAVISVFVSRFDRLLDADLEKEGLSVSKTGIYNAAKIYNLIEANHTPSVRTLFASTGVKGDDLPADYYMRELLAPHTVNTAPLATIEAFIAKKAPAPKFPLEESEVNGYFTKLADNGFDMDEVYSQLLKEGLEAFEKAFQEMLDSLK
- the aat gene encoding leucyl/phenylalanyl-tRNA--protein transferase — translated: MASEFEEDDYFIPPLRKDSTAFPDPRSASDEGLLAYGGDLSPQRLIAAYKKGIFPWYSQGDPILWWSPNPRLLLYPEKFKVRKSFRRVLRSGKFTVTFDERFTDVIKQCATVYREGQESTWIVSDIEEAYIRLHEEGFAHSVEVYKEGKLVGGLYGIALGKAFFGESMFSLVADASKVAFKALSDVLGRRGYDFIDCQMKTDHMIGLGAEVVERDIFLDALEETLEKPTDLGSWQHFTWEYKDG
- the clpA gene encoding ATP-dependent Clp protease ATP-binding subunit ClpA, translated to MISIALNDVFKAAVGYAKENRHEYLTVEHVFLSIVKSAAGQEILSILDADLKRLESGIAEHITKTIPSLKEAVEPFETVALSRAINDMMTHIHSSGRTEASIGDMIAAIFMQEHSYAVYLMKKEGIARVDVLEVISHRYDKVKGGTVEKKEGETLLEQFTVELVSLAKTGKIDPVVGRIDEIERVMQTLCRRKKNNPLLVGEPGVGKTAIAEGLALKISEGDVPEILKNAKVFALDMGGLVAGTKYRGDFEKRLKGIIKELTVEKDAILFIDEIHTMVGAGATTGGSMDASNLLKPALARGDLKCIGATTYAEFRNFFDKDKALSRRFAKVDVEEPSLEDTMTILKGIKHKYEDYHNITFTDASLQSAIDLSVKYLHDRFLPDKAMDIIDEVGAHFMLRGEEGVTVKPKDIEESVAKIMKLPSTVIGTDDTKKLQSLEKDLASHIIGQDEAITALATAIKRSYAGLNAPNRPIGSFLFVGPTGVGKTELATQLAKTMHVHFERLDMSEYMEAHTISRLVGAPPGYVGYEQGGLLTEMIKKHPHTVLLLDEVEKAHPDIMNILLQVMDGAKLTDNNGVVSDFKNVILIMTSNIGTKEANVMGFNKDTSVKTDKALAAFFSPEFRNRLSATIEFNALGLDALVTIVDKELDKLNLLLKPKKVKVTLGKKAKEYLAKEGYDERYGARHIARVIDAKVKEALTDEILFGKLKKGGSVKVSYKNEKLDFSFDSK
- a CDS encoding ATP-dependent Clp protease adaptor ClpS produces the protein MPKFEEELELDLELHEPQMFKVLLHNDDYTSMDFVVEILMGIFHKTHDQAEQIMLQIHEKDKAVCGVYSFEIAQTKAQQVKQQAKQNEFPLLATIEEDS